The proteins below come from a single Periophthalmus magnuspinnatus isolate fPerMag1 chromosome 7, fPerMag1.2.pri, whole genome shotgun sequence genomic window:
- the gnb1a gene encoding guanine nucleotide-binding protein G(I)/G(S)/G(T) subunit beta-1: MSELDQLRQEAEQLKNQIRDARKACADATLSQITANIDPVGRIQMRTRRTLRGHLAKIYAMHWGTDSRLLVSASQDGKLIIWDSYTTNKVHAIPLRSSWVMTCAYAPSGNYVACGGLDNICSIYNLKTREGNVRVSRELAGHTGYLSCCRFLDDNQIVTSSGDTTCALWDIETGQQTTTFAGHTGDVMSLSLAPDTRLFVSGACDASAKLWDIREGMCRQTFTGHESDINAICFFPNGNAFATGSDDATCRLFDLRADQELMVYSHDNIICGITSVAFSKSGRLLLAGYDDFNCNVWDTLKADRAGVLAGHDNRVSCLGVTDDGMAVATGSWDSFLKIWN; encoded by the exons ATGAGTGAATTGGATCAGCTACGCCAGGAGGCTGAGCAGCTCAAGAACCAGATACGA GATGCCAGGAAAGCGTGCGCAGATGCCACCCTGTCTCAA ATCACGGCCAACATCGACCCTGTGGGCCGGATCCAGATGCGTACCAGACGGACGTTGAGGGGGCACCTGGCCAAGATCTACGCCATGCACTGGGGCACAGACTCCAG GCTTTTGGTCAGTGCCTCTCAGGATGGCAAGCTCATCATTTGGGACAGCTACACCACAAACAAG GTCCATGCCATCCCGTTGCGCTCCTCTTGGGTGATGACCTGCGCCTATGCCCCCTCTGGGAACTATGTGGCCTGTGGAGGTCTGGATAACATCTGCTCCATCTACAACCTGAAAACCCGCGAGGGCAATGTGCGTGTGAGCCGCGAGCTGGCCGGACACACAG GCTACCTGTCCTGCTGTCGCTTTCTGGACGACAACCAGATTGTCACGAGCTCTGGAGACACCACCTG TGCTCTGTGGGACATCGAGACAGGCCAGCAGACCACCACGTTTGCAGGCCACACTGGGGACGTGATGAGCCTGTCCCTGGCCCCCGATACCAGGCTGTTTGTGTCCGGAGCCTGCGATGCCTCGGCTAAACTCTGGGACATCAGAGAAGGCATGTGCCGGCAGACCTTCACTGGCCACGAGTCCGACATCAACGCTATCTGT TTCTTCCCCAATGGAAACGCCTTTGCCACGGGCTCGGACGATGCCACGTGCCGGCTGTTCGACCTGCGGGCTGACCAGGAGCTCATGGTGTACTCCCACGACAACATCATATGTGGCATCACCTCGGTGGCTTTCTCCAAGAGCGGCCGCCTTCTCCTGGCTGGCTATGATGACTTCAACTGCAACGTGTGGGACACTCTGAAGGCCGACCGCGCAG GTGTGCTGGCGGGCCACGATAACCGGGTGAGCTGTTTGGGAGTGACCGACGACGGCATGGCAGTGGCTACAGGGTCCTGGGACAGCTTCCTCAAGATCTGGAACTAG